From the genome of Calditrichota bacterium:
GTATGAATCGACTTGCGAAGACCGCGGTCATCGATCAATTCGACATCGACAAGGGCTCGCTCAAACGCTTTAACTGCCATATCGTGCATGCCGACGGCGGTGTAGGCATTACCGTAATTGATCTGCAGAATGGCGCGGATGCGGGGGTCGTCGATCCTGTCGTAGCAATCGCCCGAACGCTTGAGCGTCTCCAGCGCACGCGGACTTTCGCCACTCTCAAGGTGGGATACCGCTATAGAGTTTAGCAATCCTCCCTTTTGATTGGCGCTGCCATTCTCCATCACTACCGGCTCCCACTCGTTAACCAGAGCAGTGCGCTCGGCGCGAAGGGAGGGATGAGACAATCGGGCGATCAGATAGACCGCAGCGTCGATGCGGACATCCTGATCGTCACAGTAGTCAGCAAGGGAGTAGGCCTCCCTTGCCAGACGCAGGGCTTCGCCGGGTCGCTGAGGAAGCATCGATCTGGCATGAGAGAGTTTTTCCCTAACTTCATGCCTTACATCTCTATTGTCCATTTAGTTGAGATGAATTCTTTTTGAACAGGCATGTTGTTGTGGCAGCGTCCAGAAGGACGGGCATTACTGCCGGTCCTTAAGACAGACAAGAATGTCTGTCTTACTGACGGTATTGTCTGTTGCACTGAGTAATTATTTGTGCAGTTAGTGTTACGTCGCTCTTCCAGAATTGCCCATTCAATGTAGGGGGTCAAGTGCCACCCTACGGCTCCATCCGATACATCATACGCGGGAACGGGATCGACTCCCGAACGTGCTTGAGCCCGCAGATCCACGACACCGTCCGCTCGAGTCCAAGCCCAAACCCGGCATGTGGGACAGTGCCGTAACGTCTTAGGTCGAGATACCACTCGAAGAACTGCTTCGGCAACTGGTGCTCGGCGATACGCCTCTCAAGTTCCTCGAGGCTTGTCTCGCGCTCGCCGCCGCCGACGATCTCGCCGTAGCCTTCCGGGGCGATGCAATCGACACCTTTGGCGAGCGTCGGGTCGCTTTCATCCCGTTTCATATAGAAAGCCTTCACTTCGGCCGGCCACCGATGCACCAGCACTGGCCGGTCGAAGTTAGCGACCAGCGCCTCTTCGTCGGGAGCGCCGAAGTCGTCGCCATACTTGAAAGCAGTCTTGCCGTCGAGCAACCGGGCGGCTTCGGTATAGGTCACTCTTGGGAATGGCTTTTGAACTCGCTCCAGCGGTGCCGTGTCGCGCTCAAGGATCTTGAGATCCTCCTGTGATGCTTCAAGCACCCTCCCGACGACTTCGACCAGGAAGTCCTCGATCAAGTCCATATCCTGGTCGAGATCGAGGAAGGCGACTTCCGGCTCGATCATCCAGAACTCGGTTAGGTGTTTGCGAGTTTTCGACTTCTCCGCCCGGAAGACGGGCCCGAAGACATAGACCTTGCCGAACGCCATCGCCCCGGCTTCGCCGTAAAGTTGTCCCGACTGGGTCAGATAGACCTTCGAGCCGAAGTACTCGACCGGGAAAAGCGTCGTCGTCCCTTCGACCGCGTTGGGGGTGAACATCGGCGCATCGAAACAGACGAACCCGCGCTCGTCGAAGTAGTTCCGGATGGCGCGGATGATCTGATGCCGAACGCTCAGGACGGCATGCTGCTTGCGCGAGCGGATCCAGAGATGCCGGCGGTCGAGCAGAAAGTCAGGGCCGTGCTCCTTGGGTGTGATTGGATAATCGACCGCGATCTGGATCGCCTGCAGCGACTGAACGGTCAGTTCATAGCCGCCGGGGGCGCGCTTGTCTTCACGGACGATGCCGGTTACATAGACCGACGACTCCTGGGTCAGCCGACCGGCCAGGTCGAAGTCCGCTTCGGGGACGTCCGCTTTCGAGACGACGCACTGCATCAGCCCGGTTCCGTCGCGCACCTGCAGGAAGTGCAGTTTGCCGGACGATCGGCTGTTGTATAGCCATCCGCCGAGGGTGACGGTTGTGCCGACGTGAGCGCCGACGCGGGATATAGGGGTGATCAAGTTGGTATCAACGCCTTTGACGATCTCTGCTTGGGATGCCTCCCTTGTTTGCGAGCCTCCCTGATTTGACGCATAGACTCGAGGTCGAAGAGGACTTCCCCACACGAAGAGCACTTCCAATGCTCAAGATGGGTCACGACAGTTCCATCATCGAGCGGATAGTTAGCAGTTACGCGACAAAGGGTATTCCTGCCACACTCGGCGCAGGGCAGCACATCTTCGGGAAATTCGATTCTATTCGACGGAACGCTTGGATGATATGAGGACATAGTAGTAGTCCTTGTCTTCCTGATGGACAATCTTGCCTTTGGTGAAGAGTATAAGTCCGTTGTACGTGAACCCTGATATGATAAAGAGAGTTTC
Proteins encoded in this window:
- the asnS gene encoding asparagine--tRNA ligase, whose protein sequence is MITPISRVGAHVGTTVTLGGWLYNSRSSGKLHFLQVRDGTGLMQCVVSKADVPEADFDLAGRLTQESSVYVTGIVREDKRAPGGYELTVQSLQAIQIAVDYPITPKEHGPDFLLDRRHLWIRSRKQHAVLSVRHQIIRAIRNYFDERGFVCFDAPMFTPNAVEGTTTLFPVEYFGSKVYLTQSGQLYGEAGAMAFGKVYVFGPVFRAEKSKTRKHLTEFWMIEPEVAFLDLDQDMDLIEDFLVEVVGRVLEASQEDLKILERDTAPLERVQKPFPRVTYTEAARLLDGKTAFKYGDDFGAPDEEALVANFDRPVLVHRWPAEVKAFYMKRDESDPTLAKGVDCIAPEGYGEIVGGGERETSLEELERRIAEHQLPKQFFEWYLDLRRYGTVPHAGFGLGLERTVSWICGLKHVRESIPFPRMMYRMEP
- a CDS encoding YgiT-type zinc finger protein, whose translation is MRLSSRSVCRQLIPSRECTKLSLSYQGSRTTDLYSSPKARLSIRKTRTTTMSSYHPSVPSNRIEFPEDVLPCAECGRNTLCRVTANYPLDDGTVVTHLEHWKCSSCGEVLFDLESMRQIREARKQGRHPKQRSSKALIPT